The following is a genomic window from Solanum lycopersicum chromosome 6, SLM_r2.1.
AACATAAATGGTGTCTTTGTTACAAATTTCCATTAGAATCGAGTCTTTTAAGCGAACGTACCATAAGAATCACCCACTCCAAAGTCATGTCTGATCACCCAGCCTTTGTTGGTTCCAAGAACGATGACATCATTGCCAGTCGCCATGCATGTAATGGCTCCACGGCCTTTTGTGGCATATCTTTCAAGAAGATCTACAGAGAAAACGTGATGTCTTCTTTCCATTCTAAAAAATGAGATGACATAAGCAAACCAAATCAAAGTAGAGTCAGGCAAAAGTATTCCCAATCTTCAGTTATGAAAACTTATCAAAACGCTAAACTTAAGCCATCAAAACAAGGAATATCTAGGAATCCAAGAGTGTGACCTAGTGGTGGATGAAGTGGTTGAGAGCTGAGGTCTCAAGTTTGAATCCCAACGGAGACCAAAaaaactaggtgattcttcccaTCTAAGGAGGACAGAGTTACTTGGTAACTATTGTTGGTGGGTGATGATAGGCACTCcatggaattagtcgaggtgtgTGAGAACCAGGACACCACGgtcatcaagaaaataaaataaaaacaaggcATATCAAGATGATTAGTCAACAACTCCATTGGACATGCAGAAGACCTTGTTTTGCAATTTGAAACTAATGGGAGGGAGCTATAAGTGCACGAGTATTGCAAAAAGTACACTCTACATGTTGGAGTATGGTTTATTAAGTATAACTGCAGTTTCTTACTTGTCCCATCATATTTTCGTAGTCTTCATTCACGGCTTTATGTCAGAAGGTGCAAAAATGTTTAGCACAAAATTATCATTCAGAATAACACTGCaaccaaagagaaaaaaagatgcCCCTCCCAAACATAATGGTGGGCATCTGGCACATGACCAGTGTTATGGACGGCGAGAGGCGACAAAAGGCGACAAGGGCCTGCCTCGCCGTGGCGCTTGCCTTTTTGAATAAAGGcgccaattaataccaaaaattaaaaatatttaattgcatattttaTCCAAAGTCTTAATAGCAATAACACATATTAGcaaatattcaattcaaaaaccAATAATAGACACTAATTCCATCCAATATCCCTCTTTTTGCTAGCATCCGCCATTGattattaaattcaattaattggCTGTTTAGAAATATTGGAAcaaataattaggaaaagaatttttaaaaaaaaattacactttacAGTTACACAAAGCAGTAAGCACTTAGTGCCTGACTGCTTCttacaaaaaaagtaaaaaaaatgaagaagaagaacagaaaaaaaaagaacagaagaagaagagagaaatcgGAAAACATTACCTGAAAACAGAGAGTGAGAGTTGCGAGGGTCGGAGGGTCGTCGGCCGCCGTCGGCGAGGGAGAAGACGCGACAGCGCGACAGCGACGGAGAGCGAGGGAGCAGAGACGCGACAGCGAGGGAGAGCGAGGGAGCAGAGACGCGATGGAGGAGAAGAGAAGAGTCAATCGATCTCTCGAGAGAGAAAGTCGCGATGTGGATGATTTCAGAAGaatttcaaaagtaaaaaaaaaaaaaatcataatttggactaatattattaagtcaaaattttttaattaaaaaggcGGCGCCTTTCGCTCGCATTTCAGCGCGACAAATCGCCAGGGCTCGCCTTTTTCTCCTCGCCTCGCCTAGCCAGAGAATGGCGAGGCACCCTCACCTCGCCTCGCCTCTCGCCTTTGGCGAGGAGGCGAGCGCCTTTCGTAACACTGCACATGACACCAATAACCTAACTTGATTGGTTAGTTGGGACAATGATTcattaatactttttatttttatttgcacTTTGAAATTACTCGaccttttttgaaatgttttttttatgagCCGAAGATCTATTGAAAACAATATCTCATAGAAGGGGTAATTACACTAGGTAtgtatttgttgttgttatgtatttagaactacataaaatattactattaatcataattaagaCTGGTCAACGGATCGGAACCGGGTCATCAAACCGGAATGAATCGGTACTGGATCGGACCGAAATCCGTTGACCGGAATTTTGACCGgtaccgggatgaaccggaccggaattaccgggatggttcatcggttccgtcccgttccactATATACCGAGACGGAACCGGAATAAACCGGAACGGACCGGGATGGAACGGGACGGGATTAACGGgacgatattttttaaattacgaaaatataaattttttttattttttaagtataaattaatagtttttaaatttatactataatttttaacttaagtttattttaaagatattttattaatttttttattattgttaagtttgcaagtaatctaataaagttttcaaaatttaaatcttttgaagtttatactttataagttattacttatattcattaatatttattttataagttatatttataacttgtatcttgtaaatattaaataaataaaatttgtaattttaaaaaagtaaattaaattacaaaaattaaaaaatatcaatttaatttatttaaatttgtaacaaattacaatttcaatttacaactattAGTAGAGTACATAGCTTACGCAGCCAcattctaggaagggttctgtttcaactatgtctcgaatgtaatactaatagttgtaTAGTCCCGTAAATCCTCTTTCTAACTCAGCTAGGGATTGATTGTGATCAACTTCTGGTCTTGGTAAAGCTCGTTGACGATCTTGAATTTCGATGCCATCATCACTACCACATCCAATAGCTGAATCtatgaaaagttcaaattgaCTATCTAACTTTGGAAGTCTTTGATTTCTACGCTCAGCATTTATCCAGTCTCTAAATAACACTGATATCTCCAGGCTGTCTTCTGCTAACGAATATCTGTGGTCTCCAATTTGAAATCTTGCTGCGCTGAAAGCTGCCTCCGAAGCTACTGATGATCCTTGAATTGCAAGCACATCCTTCACCATCCTACTAAGTTTTGGATATTGAGCTCCACGATTTCTCCACCAGTTCAATAGTTCCGGTATACCATTATCGTTTGTAATATCATCTGTACCCTGTTCaagatatttaacaaattcacatttattagaAGAGTCAAGACCAAGTTTATGTTTCACTCGTCCATGAGCACTTACTTGATTTGTAGACGTTTGAggattttcaacattatctaagaatgaatatttatcatatatttcttttgcaaagtattttatactattttgacatgttaccaaatcaggttcttcttcaggttgaatatctaaattctgATAAATGCATTCAACTAAAGCTTTTGCACCATATTCTCTTTACTATGcttgttaatcaaatgtttttttaatccccCCGTTGAACCTCGCGTCCCACcagatgtatatttaaaatgttgtttacaaagattacatatactaaaagttttttcttcattcaaataacaaaattttcacACATGTGATTTTAAAGAACGTTGTACCTTGGTCTTACCTCTAGTTGGAATAATAGAGGGACGAGTAGTTCCAACCGGAGGTGGAGCTTCAATACCTATACTATTGACTGTATTGAGGTCGGCGGCGGGGCTAGTCGGTGTATCATCTAAATCTACTTcttcatctaaatttaattgttcatccgtttccacttcttcattttcttgattaataccATAATGTCTTTCATAGAGTTCATGGGGAGTCGGACTAtctgaattaatatttataggacCGGGACGGGAAAAACTAGTTTCATTCACATGCGTAAATTCATCTGTATTTATTCTAACAAGAGGAATTTTAGATTTAGACGAACTAGCACctttgttagtttttttaactaatttttttactgaTTCTACTAGACCTTTTTTACTTCCACTTTTTTTATAAGACtccatgatataaaattataaattataaaagggaaaatacccaagtatcccctcaacctatgcccgaaatcccaaagacacacttatattatactaaggtcctattacccccctgaacttattttatatgtaattttctacccttttttagcctacgtggcactagttcagaaaaaaaagtcaaccatcgttggacccacaagatagtgccacgtaagctaaaagggggtaaaaaattattaataaaataagttcagggggtaataggaccttagtatagtataagtgtgtctttgagatttcgggcataggttgagggggtacatGGGTATTATCCCATTATAAAATACGAAACTtaacaagaacaataatataacaagaacaacgtacaagttaaataataaatacaaaaaataaatataagattataGAGTGGAACGAAGTTACCAAACGTTTGTATAAGAACAAacgattataatgaaaattaaaatattgatgtcgaaacttgaaatttgaagaagattcctcctccgaaatacaccaaatgaccaaatgatataagttataaatatgaatgtaattTGGAATTATATATTCTCTCAAATACTCAGATTATATTTGTAAGTTGTAAACttgtaattataaaatttttacacACAACTCTAattaatacaacaaaaaaactagccgttttaattttccatttaaaatttaaggttGTCCCGTTGCCCAGTCTTAATCATAATCTCTACAATTGCAATTATTTAGAATATCATTGAAGAAAATACTATTTGACTCCTTAAATAGTAATCCTAACAAACAAAATAGGACAGATTCATGAACATAAGCCTATTGAGCTCAGAAATTACTcacatttttcaatttatgcAAAATGTAAATTCATAAACTAATTCAATTCAGCGATCATCCCATAAATAACTTTATATATGTAACTCTTGATAAATTGTGAAATTCCTAACATCaactaatgaaaaaaaatatttttttgtcaaagcAGGACAAATAGGGAAACTTACAAGTCGATTTCGCGGGAAAAGATGAAATTCACCGCAGATAGAGATGAAGAGGGGATGGCGTCCTTTAATTTGCTGGAAGAATAGCTAGGTGGCGGAGATTGCTAGTTTCGGTGGTGGAAAAAGGAAGAGAGAAGTGATGATTCGCCGTGGAGAATACGGACGGCGATGGAGATGAACTGATGATGAAGACGACGAAGGGGACTGATGCTGACAGCGAAGGAACTCGTGAGGTGGCGTGGGCTCTAAAGAGTCgattgaaaaaataaacattactAAGCagcttttaaaaaatgaaaaaagaaaacaaatacccCTAATCTATAATAATAATCTATAAGAAACGGCtttgagaaaattaaatgataGATGTCGAATAACTCTTGGTTTGATTTTTTGTGACAGATTGATTATcctctttaaaataaattaagtaaatttggaatcaaataaatatttttaaaatattttaatcttttttaaatacaaaaaaaatattttatttttcaattttttataattttatccaaatcatttttttttaaaaaaagtaattgaaaatagaattttcttttcttcttctcccaatattctctcttctcttcttcttcctcgtaAAATCTGAAAATTCAACTACCAAAACAAATATTCTCCTCCATTATCTTATCTTTCTCCTCATCTTCGATCGTGACCATTTCCTCTTTTTGAAGTGAAGATTGTGTTCGATTTAAAATGAGTAAGTTAGTTTTTTAAGAGATTTTACAATTTTGAAACAATACTTAGTTTTTTTCTTGGGTTAATGAAGATTAAATCGTTCTATAGATGTAAAAATAATAGTGTAATTAtacctattatttattgttttagaaagaaaattaacaaaccCAAAAAgccttaattttgagaaaatgtatATGTAATGTTAACATTCagtgaaaattcattttttgttgcTTTGGTTGTTGTTTTTATGACCATTTTGTTCGTATGATTTAAGAAATATAGTCTTGTTCAGTTGTCCAACATATATTTGAAATGTAGGAGgttgaaaaaatctatttcttaatcactatctataattagtgaaataaaaaagacaATGACTACTGTTCTACATGACactcaaaatcaacaagtaAGAAGAACAAGAAGGAGACGGAGAGGGACctagagaaggagaagaagatggagaaggagaaagtgaaaaagaacgcaaaagagagagaaaaaagttgAAATCGTCAATTGTTATGTGAAGCAACAATATCCACCAATGATTAGATTGACGGTTATATATACCGTTGTGAATTatctttttttgttgataagttatataaaacaattgatGAAGTGTTCATTTTTGCtgataatattaatgatttttttttattgaaacaaatgtcaattatgatgaaaaaaaagaaatgtggtgtaTGTGGTAACATATATAACCTATGTTGTAAAAAAGACCACAAAATTATCTGTATGTGCCCCAACAGAGATGATATATGTGATAATTTATGTCACAGAAAGAAGATATATTGTAATATATGTCACAGAAATGAGATATGTGACAATATTATATTGTTaccaatttttcctttttgctgatatattaatattaactattattattattattattattttgttgacAAATCTCatttatgatgaaaaaatacaatatatacaaaaatatcataGAATTATCTACATGTGTCCCAACAGAAAGGatatatgtgacaacatatgtcatTGAAGGAATATTTGTGGTAACATAtgtcacataaaaaaaatatgtgataacATATGTCATAGAAAGGACATATATGGCAACATTTCATTATTTATGGCAATAATACTATATATTTCACTTATAATTAATCCGCAGTACTAATATTGTCTTCAAATCAACGTTTTGATTCTCAATTAGACGATATACATTTTGTTGCAATGCATTACCTCTCgaagagagaaaaacaaaattcaatcGACCATCACATTAttattcaagtaatgacattttTACCTAAAGTTGGTacctattatatataatatatatgtctAGTCTTTAGAAAGTTCAAGCTGAAGTTAAGCAGACGCTTtagacaattaattaataattagatTGACGTAGTCTTTAATTTTGTGCTTTTGCAAGTAGAAGGtgacatatttttactttttctatgaTGGTGTTCATTGTTGAGAAGTCCTAAAAATTAGATATctatcaatttaaatattttattcctaTAATAATCCTATTGACAATGAAgcaagaattaaataaaaaataaaaatagtggaTAATATAGGGGGCGTAAacgtatttattaaaaaattattatttttcattaaaaattatttaattgctATTTCACATATATTTTGATTGAGTGCAGAGAAAAAAATAACACCATTGTTTTCATATGGAAAAACTTACATGAGAACCTATTTTCCACCATTTCTTCTCCTAGCTAGTCATGAGCTGATTTGTTGGAAAATAAGTGGAAAGATCATATTTTGTAAAACGATTTTTTCACCGATTCATGATGAGAACAACCTTTACATATTTCTAATAGTAATCGAAATATGTACTAGAATAGTGCGTTATTTGTTATTATCTAGGAATTATATACTACTAAGGtagctttttatttttaaatgctCTTATTCATATATTGCTAATACATGTTTTATTATTCTACATTTAATTCCATATAAAACAATATTCTAACATAATTTCCATAAGATCTAGAAGAAGTTGATTAGCATATGTGCTCGCAGACTATCTAATTGAATAGACAATtaataatgttgatgaattattgAGACCGGAGTGAGCCTTTAATTTCATGTGTGGAAAGGAACCATGAGGTTCAAAGACTAGAGGGGTCAAAGGTTTCATTTGAAAGAGAATtcaaatagaatatatatataccagATCTAATTGATTAAGATTCGTGTACGTAGAATTACAAAATGTTGACTataaaaaactttattttcataactGTAAACTAAAATCTTTAGACTAATTTAATGACGGAAGGATGaatttatatgatttgataTAAAGACGAACATGAAGTTAATATATATGTTCGATAGTAAAATCATGAGGtgaccaaaaataaaattgacttgtattcaatattatattgtgaATTAGGAATGGACtatatatatagaagaaaaaataaaactataccCGTCAACTTCATTTGCTTTATCAAAACCATtagaaaaatcatgaaacttaTAATCTTAAAGACTCAAATCTATTCAAGATTTGGTTCATATACTATATTACattttagtttaataatttccttacactaaaattataagttacatcaattttattttctccccatataacataattaaaaacttAGTGAAAAATATTATCCTCTATGAGTTAATTAGATGAAGATGCATGTTCCATTTAATCATGTCCAAAGAGTCTCCCATATAGATCCAACATTGTTATCATCTAAGATGCTCATGTTGATTTGTGTGAAATTATCCAATGATTGTTGTGGTGGTGATTGTGTCATATTTTCCATACAAAAAAGTGTCATAAAGTTAGCTTGTTCACATTGCATGTTGACAACCTCAGCTTGTGCTTTAGCTAATTGTACTTGAAGCTCATTCACTTGCTTTTGTAGTTGACATATTGCTCCTGCACAACCATACACAGGATCCCTCAACCTAGCATTGGCTTCATACACCATACTACTCACAGCATCTGCTCTTTGAAATTCCGGTAGTTcctaaaagaaattaaatataatgttATGTATAGAAAACGAGAAAGTCCTGTCTAGTAATATCATTCTTAAATATGCTTTTATTAAATTTAcactttaaaacaaataagATATGATTATGTGTAATGATTTTCGTTTAACTTCTATTGACTTGTATGTCACTATATTAAAGATAACTAACTTTATTAGTGAAATCAATGACTTGGAAAATTAGGCAAATCACCAATTGTAACTATATGTTAAATTGCACTTATATGgtgtaataaatatatatataacgatATATATAAGGTAGATCCTGATGATTACTAGTGTAATTGTCgaaattattcaaatttgtcAAACCTAACAGGTGGAATTATGTGTGTAAGAgaggaaaaaaatgattttgattattttgaccATGAGTATAGTTGGTACAAAGCaacaatcttttttttcttcaaaactaATAAAAGTCAAAtggacaaagaaaaaaaaataatattgaaaatgcaACCACATGGAAAAGAATAgtaatttggaaaaaaaaacatgtattgcttgaaaatgaatTGCCCTTTCTTACACTACAAAGGACAATATTGGTATTTCAATATTACTATTTGAACAATCGAACTACGTACTCTTATTTTAATTAGTCAATGGCTTTTAAATAGTTATGAATTTTATCGCACTATTAAATAGCTCGTAGCTAACATAGTTTAAAAGTATACCTGCAAGAACTTGATAATATTGCTTGCGCCAAAGACGCGATGAGCGGTAGTGAACTTGATAGGATCATTGGGAGGAAAATAAGGAGCCAACACACATTTCTCGGCGCACCTCCTCCTCAAGATCTTGCAGGCCGCACAAGGGCTGATGACTACCGCCACTTGTGGCGATGGTGGAGAGTTAGGAGGAGAGGAAGAGGACGGCGA
Proteins encoded in this region:
- the LOC101251889 gene encoding LOB domain-containing protein 1-like translates to MESSSDTTNATTITSSPPSSRSVSPSSSSPPNSPPSPQVAVVISPCAACKILRRRCAEKCVLAPYFPPNDPIKFTTAHRVFGASNIIKFLQELPEFQRADAVSSMVYEANARLRDPVYGCAGAICQLQKQVNELQVQLAKAQAEVVNMQCEQANFMTLFCMENMTQSPPQQSLDNFTQINMSILDDNNVGSIWETLWT